tcttttatattttactattgtGTCAACACGTTTGTACCGAAAACCATATCATATCTCTCACATCATATATAAGAAATTACATATCGATTTGAAACTTTTAATCACACGATTTGATATGTACAAATTAGTTGAACTTGTCCTTGATTTCGAATACTTATTCAAAACCACATCTTATGCATCAAACAAAGTTTAAAAAGGACAAGACATAGGAGATGGTTAAGACTTTAAATCAATcatggaataaatataattagtTATAATAATAATCTCGTGATTATTCAAATCCCttcttctctcctctctctctctctctatatctatTTAAATGCCAAAAATTTATGATGGTTTTGGCTTATTACTTGTGTGCATAATTTTTGAGTTGCAACATAGTAGTcaagcccccccccccccccctcccccccatcTCTTTAAAACTCCATTGCAGATGCTCAGAGTTTTCCTCGTaggtagctaaacaagtttgtctccgTCTATCATCGCAGTTTTATTACATGGCTTATTTGTCAGATTCCAACATAAGCATGGCAGTGAAGGCGTTGAAGCTGCTATTTTTTTCAGCAGGTTTGCTTTCCACTGCGGTGATGGTGAAAGAGGCATTTGTGCCCTTTTTGTGTGAGATTTTTTTCCCCAATCTCGTAGCGTTTTGGAATTCATTTAGGTGTTTCTTGTCTTCCCCTCTCTACATCTGCATCATCATCAACTCCGTGGTGCTGCTCATCGCCGCCACCTCGAGCTCCCACCGCCACGACGACGaccctccgccgccgccggaggcAACGACATTATGCAGTGATGAGCAAACTTTGTACCATGGTAGTGTTATTGGTGATGATTGTGCACCACTAGCTACTAGTGACGTTAATGATGATGTCGTTGATGATGTCGTCGAGATCGAGGCACCAGAGTCTCTCTCTGATCATATCTctgattatgatcatgagagaGATATTGAGAAACGTGACACGGTGGACTCGAACTCAGAACCATCTCTCTCTAGGGGTGATCACGAGAGAGAAGCTGAGGGGGATGACACGATGGACTCCACGTGGCAGACGATAGTCGAGGGCCGGTCAAAGAAGTTGACCAAGAGCGAGTCCGTGCCACCGAGAAGTAGGGTAGAAGAGCACCAGCATCGGAAGGAGCTCCGGAAGCTCGAGACGTTCAACGACGGGGCGTCGATAAGGCGGCTAGGCGGCCTCAGGCGGGACCCGTCGCTCGACGTCGACGAGTTCAACCGGCAAGTTGAAGCCTTCATCAACAAGTTCAATCGGGACATGAGGCTGCAAAGACAAGAGTCGGATCAAAGGTTTTTAGATATGATCAAGCGAGGACTCTAATTAATATGTGGCGTTTGTGggtttattttgcttttattaGGATTGTGTTTTGAAATATTGTGAATCTTAACGTTGATGAACATggtctttttttttgaattttataggTTGCAATGTTTAATCTTTTCATTAGGTATGTAGttgctctctctctttctttaaAATAAGATATATAGAAGATGGTGGCATCTTGAGATAGTGACATTCCAACACAAGGGAATTGATTCTTTGGTATGAATATAATtagttagtttaattaattgacATTATTATTTAAAACCCATTTTCAATATcgaatttttatttgagacaTGATAATTAATAAATGGGCCATGAGATTTCATGTGAGATTTTTGTGACTCGAGGTACTAATTATAAGGATAAGTTCAACATAATTAAGTTGTAGACATACTAATAACTATGTCACGCCAAGCCTATATATATGTGTCCTACCAAACACGTGAAATGATTTTTCCCAacctttttttttgaaattttatttaattattgaatttgcTAAATTGAGTCAATCTATTTTGTGGGACAGGTCCGTACTAAATTAGTGTTATCAAACACTATTTTCACTGTTGAAGATATAGTGCATTTTGAGGTGAAAATTTAAGGtccaaattcaataatttttgGACTTAGACACTTGCTTTTGTTTTGTTCgtatttttttaaggaaaaaaaaataattttgtaaataatttatgtTGGAATTGTTGGGCCAAGATATTTTGTTGCCCAACCCACTCCGCGATGGCCCGTTTCTCAGatagaaagaaaggaaaaaaataaatttgtaaatAACCTAATTTATGAACACTTTATGataaaagaattaatttttatgagtttaattaaataatataggaacctaaaaataaaaatcacccTCTTGAGCCCTACCTAAAAATCGGTGTAAATGAATTTTCCATGAGTTGGATTTGTGGAAgccaaattttaaataaaatcaaagaaagaattcataatttttttctatttaatttccGAAAATAGATTAGTTACCAATTGAGAGTTTTGGAATATGAAGATCATCAATTTTACATTAAAAATTATCacaataataaattttgaaaattaaacaaaagtcgagtatttaataattattttttcaaatttgaaatcGTTTCTTATCATGATAAAGGAATGAATGAGGAACACGATTCTCTCGAAAAGGTAATACAACAAAAATCAACCGAATCTATCAGCCTAAACAAATCAACGGTCACGATTTCATCATGAAAACTAATCGGACGGCCCAAACACACTCACAGATACAGTACTCTTTGAGCTGTTTCTATGGAATCTCCAAACTATATACATACAAACTTCAATTGCATAGCGCAGAGCTCGAGTGAGTGTGTGAAAATGGCGTCGCTTTCATCTCCATCGGAGAAGGGAGCTGAGAACGGAAAACCAGCGGCGCAGAAGGTGAAGAAGGAGGGATTGGGGTGGATTGAGTGGCTGATGGGGTGGTTCTACCTCGCCTACGAGATGCTGTTTCAGAGAATCGTCGCCAGCAACGTTCCGAATCCAATGCCCCTGCCGCCGATTAATGATCTCACTTTCATCGTCACCGGCTCCACCTCCGGCATCGGCAAGGAAATCGCCAGGTTTTTCTTCAGTTGTTGCTATTGTTGTTTCTATCTACGATTTTAGTGGTTAAAATCCTTTTTTTTCCGGATGTTATTGAGTGGATTAGGGTTCGTGTGGGTGGAATGTTGAGTACGTATGCTTCTTTTGCCACCTTATGATTGGAATCGGAAGTGATTTTGGGGAAATGAAGTTGAATGTGTGTGATGGAGTTGGAAATCTCGCAGGAATGTGGTTGTTGGTTGAGGATTCTTCTGATTAGTGATTGATTTACTATTGTTGCAGTTGTGATTTCTTCTGGCATTTGCTGTTTTAGTGATTGATTTACTATTGTTGTAGTTGAGATTGATCAGCAAGCATTTTGGGAGTTGGTTTTGTATGAATGAGATTTGATGGTTTTTCGTTGTTTCGTTATTGCACAGGCAATTGGCGGAAGCAGGGGGGCATGTTGTGATGGCAGTAAGAAATACAAAGGCTGCTAATGAATTGATAAAGAGGTGGCAGGAGAATTGGTCCGGGAAGGGTCTTCCTCTTAATATCGAGGTACTTAATGAGTTGAATTCATGGTGGAAATTAAAGTCATGGTGAATCCGAAAACTTATTAGGAAATACCGGGATTTCCATTTTTATGGTGTGAAGTCTTGCTTGTGGAATCTAATTAACATTGGATGCGTATGGAGATATGCAAATTCTTTCTGTTTCCGCCTTTCTATTTTATCTGTTTCCGGAATAAGGATGTGTCAAGTTTGTGTTGGCTCTGGTGCTCTTATTTTTAGTATCAGTGAGTAGACGAAATTTTTAACTGCTATGCATTTTAAGGTTATGGAACTCGATCTTCTCTCTCTAGAGTCTGTTGCGAGATTTGCTGAAGCTTGGAATGCACGTTCAGGACCTCTACATGCTCTCATCAACAATGCTGGGATATTTTCCATTGGAGGTTTGTATATGAAGGGTCTACTCCCATGTATGGAAACagacacaaacacacacacacagaggcACACTATCTTTTGATTATGTAGTTTGACTGTAATGAAGCCATTTTTGGTTTACCTATGTATTGAGCGACTGCTATTAGTTGGCTCTCTTAGTATAAGGTAACATGTTGAACCTTAGTTGAACTCACTCCATTATTGCTCAATTCAGAACCACAAAAATTTTCAAGGGACGGCTATGAAGAACATATGCAAGTGAACCATCTAGCCCCAGCACTGCTATCAGTTTTGCTTTTGCCCTCTCTTATTAGAAGCTCGCCCAGCCGCATTGTCAATGTGAATTCTGTTGTAAGTTTCATGAGGATTCTTTACATTATACATTTCAGCATAT
The genomic region above belongs to Salvia miltiorrhiza cultivar Shanhuang (shh) chromosome 5, IMPLAD_Smil_shh, whole genome shotgun sequence and contains:
- the LOC131026517 gene encoding dehydrogenase/reductase SDR family member FEY-like; this translates as MESPNYIHTNFNCIAQSSSECVKMASLSSPSEKGAENGKPAAQKVKKEGLGWIEWLMGWFYLAYEMLFQRIVASNVPNPMPLPPINDLTFIVTGSTSGIGKEIARQLAEAGGHVVMAVRNTKAANELIKRWQENWSGKGLPLNIEVMELDLLSLESVARFAEAWNARSGPLHALINNAGIFSIGEPQKFSRDGYEEHMQVNHLAPALLSVLLLPSLIRSSPSRIVNVNSVMHNLGFVDPEDMNVTSGKRKFTSMVGYSSSKLAQIMFSSVLNKRLPSEAGINIACVSPGIVHTNVARDLPKIVQAGYQLIPYFIFSPEEGSRSTLFAATDPQLVDYTESLKSEDWPVCAFINHDCRPANPSEEAHNVETASRVWEKTLELIGLPSDAVERLIEGEEVKCRYWPSE
- the LOC131024710 gene encoding uncharacterized protein LOC131024710 produces the protein MAYLSDSNISMAVKALKLLFFSAGLLSTAVMVKEAFVPFLCEIFFPNLVAFWNSFRCFLSSPLYICIIINSVVLLIAATSSSHRHDDDPPPPPEATTLCSDEQTLYHGSVIGDDCAPLATSDVNDDVVDDVVEIEAPESLSDHISDYDHERDIEKRDTVDSNSEPSLSRGDHEREAEGDDTMDSTWQTIVEGRSKKLTKSESVPPRSRVEEHQHRKELRKLETFNDGASIRRLGGLRRDPSLDVDEFNRQVEAFINKFNRDMRLQRQESDQRFLDMIKRGL